A genomic segment from Stenotrophomonas maltophilia encodes:
- a CDS encoding nuclear transport factor 2 family protein has product MERNIVEDLHEQQLMALEQRLCAALLENDHDALTALVSPALFMMDGHGGRMLDLPWLGDWLAGGLQVRNLQLHAVETLLCGRLALLSSDVWLSAWQQDQERVVKLRLLRVWTCSSGDSGAQLLSMAVLAA; this is encoded by the coding sequence ATGGAACGGAACATCGTTGAAGATCTGCACGAGCAACAGTTGATGGCGCTGGAGCAGCGCCTGTGCGCAGCGCTGCTGGAAAATGATCACGATGCGCTGACCGCGCTGGTATCGCCGGCCTTGTTCATGATGGACGGCCATGGCGGCCGCATGCTCGACCTGCCGTGGCTGGGCGATTGGCTGGCCGGTGGCCTGCAGGTACGGAACCTGCAGTTGCACGCGGTGGAAACCCTGCTGTGTGGCCGCTTGGCGCTGCTGTCCAGCGACGTGTGGCTGTCGGCGTGGCAGCAGGACCAGGAGCGCGTGGTGAAGCTGCGGCTGTTGCGGGTCTGGACCTGCAGTTCCGGCGACAGTGGCGCACAGTTGCTGTCGATGGCGGTGCTGGCCGCATGA
- a CDS encoding COG3650 family protein produces MRVVPSLLAASLGLVLAACQPAQAPVASGNDTPPATPQPNTSAVGGNETAYQCGDLGVRATFNGEDAATVVIGERTFAMTSERAASGAKYGDGQGNSFWTKGSDDGLLSLKGEADRECHAVEATEGDGSAGNAAFRATGNEPGWLAVVDGDAPGLQVEVDYGERRFDVAKPTEGADGWSGKASDGTDVKLSFQRTTCQDDMSGEAFDAKVNLTIGTRQYHGCGNFGAKQP; encoded by the coding sequence ATGCGTGTAGTTCCCAGTCTGTTGGCAGCCTCCCTCGGGTTGGTGCTGGCCGCGTGCCAGCCGGCACAGGCACCCGTTGCGAGCGGCAATGACACCCCGCCTGCCACGCCGCAGCCGAACACCAGCGCCGTGGGTGGCAACGAGACCGCCTACCAGTGTGGTGATCTGGGCGTGCGCGCGACCTTCAATGGCGAGGATGCGGCCACGGTGGTGATTGGCGAACGCACCTTCGCCATGACCTCCGAGCGTGCGGCGTCGGGCGCGAAGTATGGCGATGGCCAGGGCAACAGTTTCTGGACCAAGGGCAGTGATGATGGCCTGTTGAGCCTGAAGGGCGAGGCCGATCGCGAGTGCCATGCGGTGGAAGCCACCGAAGGCGATGGCAGCGCCGGCAATGCCGCGTTCCGTGCCACCGGCAATGAACCCGGCTGGCTTGCAGTCGTTGACGGCGATGCGCCGGGCCTGCAGGTGGAAGTCGATTACGGCGAGCGCCGCTTCGACGTGGCCAAACCCACCGAAGGTGCCGATGGATGGAGCGGCAAGGCGTCCGATGGCACCGACGTCAAGCTCAGCTTCCAGCGCACCACCTGCCAGGATGACATGAGTGGCGAGGCATTCGATGCCAAGGTGAACCTGACCATCGGCACCCGCCAGTACCACGGCTGCGGCAACTTCGGCGCGAAGCAGCCGTAA
- the yeiP gene encoding elongation factor P-like protein YeiP, translated as MKANDIKKGNVVEFNNGVYQIRDIERSSPQGRGGNVRFRFIMYSVPGGNKLDASFDADDNLVEVELLRRQSTYSYKDGDAFVFLDDEDYTPYTLDADVIGDDAGYITDGLTGIYVQVIDEQPVAIQLPASVVLEVIETPPELKGGTATKRPKPAKLNTGIEIMVPEYIVNGERVLVNTATGEFAGRAD; from the coding sequence ATGAAAGCCAACGACATCAAGAAGGGCAACGTCGTCGAGTTCAACAACGGCGTGTACCAGATCCGCGACATCGAGCGCAGCTCGCCGCAGGGTCGCGGCGGCAACGTCCGCTTCCGCTTCATCATGTACAGCGTGCCGGGCGGCAACAAGCTCGACGCCAGCTTCGATGCCGACGACAACCTGGTCGAGGTCGAACTGCTGCGCCGCCAGTCCACCTATTCGTACAAGGACGGCGATGCCTTCGTGTTCCTCGATGACGAGGACTACACCCCCTACACTCTGGACGCGGACGTGATCGGCGACGACGCCGGCTACATCACCGACGGCCTGACCGGCATCTACGTGCAGGTGATCGACGAGCAGCCGGTCGCGATCCAGCTACCGGCCTCGGTGGTGCTGGAAGTGATCGAGACGCCGCCGGAACTGAAGGGCGGCACCGCCACCAAGCGCCCGAAGCCGGCCAAGCTCAACACCGGCATCGAGATCATGGTGCCGGAGTACATCGTCAACGGTGAGCGCGTGCTGGTGAACACCGCCACCGGCGAATTCGCTGGCCGTGCCGACTAA